In the genome of Nitrospira japonica, one region contains:
- a CDS encoding DUF3015 family protein produces the protein MERGRYKGRGYWISLWGLAAALSGCDATVELTKAPFDATSDLTDGISNASSEFLEPTKEFSSSTTPGSVAGVNRAKAKRKLEVFTLYTRDNLRTDISKGQGEYLSSLASIAGVPQDQRGEFGRHMQQSYATLFDETLAAKESTARLVDAAWVAGYGR, from the coding sequence ATGGAGCGAGGCAGATACAAGGGGCGTGGGTACTGGATCTCGTTGTGGGGGCTCGCGGCCGCCTTGTCCGGCTGCGACGCGACGGTCGAGTTGACGAAAGCTCCCTTCGACGCGACCTCCGATTTGACGGACGGAATCTCCAATGCCAGTTCGGAATTCCTCGAGCCGACCAAAGAGTTCTCCTCGAGCACGACGCCGGGTTCCGTCGCCGGCGTCAACCGGGCCAAAGCCAAGCGAAAGCTCGAAGTCTTCACCCTGTACACCCGGGATAATCTGCGGACGGACATTTCCAAGGGACAGGGGGAATATCTCAGCTCGCTCGCCTCGATTGCCGGCGTGCCGCAGGATCAGCGCGGCGAGTTCGGCCGGCACATGCAGCAGTCCTACGCCACGTTGTTCGACGAGACGCTCGCCGCGAAGGAATCCACGGCTCGCCTTGTGGACGCGGCCTGGGTCGCCGGCTACGGGCGCTGA
- a CDS encoding amylo-alpha-1,6-glucosidase gives MSMTMTAHEPIHSISSHDDVSSWLGKEWLVTNGIGGYASTSLLGIATRRYHGLFIPDIPRRGRIVIVPRLDETIEQGGEARLLAGAEYADGTIDSDGLRCLETFHRERQVPVWTFNIKGSVVEKRVVAPHGQNTVYLHYRLREGPAVRLRLRPFITCRLHDAPLSNHAAMPLPLTIMDGRYEIALPDGMPALKLRLQREPGLFTADALVSANVSYRVDRDRGSDHVEDLFSPGYFSVDLQTKAPVAILFSVEPWEGLEGDASEIFDTERRRLEKLLPSPQEGHPDHDAEQLMLAADQFIVMPGARPQEQMLAHASGDEARTVIAGYHWFGDWGRDTMISLEGLTLCTGRHQEAKAILRTFGRHVKDGLIPNLFPEGAREGLYHTADATLWYFHALDRYLSVTHDHETLSLLYPLLRDILQRHREGTRFHIGVDPRDGLLHAGAAGYQLTWMDAKVDDWVVTPRRGKPVEIQALWYNALQLMGDWAERQGESPDSWRGLAAEVEASFHRRFWYEPGRHLYDVIDGEQGDDASLRPNQILSLSLRFPVLRRERWRPVVEAVTEHLLTPFGLRTLSRTHPDYKSTYAGDLRARDAAYHQGTVWAWLIGHYIDARLLVEGDKAAVHGLLAAFHTHLQDAGIGTISEIFDADPPYRPRGCIAQAWSVAEVLRAHLKTRSA, from the coding sequence ATGTCTATGACCATGACGGCCCATGAACCGATTCATTCCATATCGTCGCACGACGACGTATCGTCCTGGCTCGGCAAGGAATGGCTGGTGACGAACGGTATAGGCGGCTACGCGTCGACGTCCCTTCTGGGTATCGCGACCCGCCGCTACCACGGCCTGTTCATCCCGGATATCCCGAGACGAGGCCGCATCGTGATCGTTCCGCGCCTGGATGAAACGATCGAGCAGGGAGGAGAGGCGCGGCTATTGGCCGGGGCGGAATACGCCGACGGCACCATCGACAGCGACGGACTCCGCTGTCTCGAGACCTTCCACCGCGAGCGCCAGGTTCCGGTGTGGACGTTCAATATCAAGGGGTCGGTGGTCGAAAAGCGGGTGGTCGCGCCTCACGGGCAAAACACGGTCTATCTCCATTATAGGTTGCGTGAGGGACCGGCGGTGCGGCTCCGGCTGCGCCCCTTCATCACCTGCCGGTTACACGACGCGCCGTTGTCCAATCACGCGGCGATGCCCCTCCCCCTGACGATCATGGACGGGCGGTACGAGATCGCGCTGCCTGACGGGATGCCCGCCTTGAAGCTGCGCCTGCAACGAGAGCCCGGACTCTTCACGGCCGACGCCCTCGTCAGTGCGAACGTCTCTTACCGGGTGGATCGTGACCGTGGGTCGGACCATGTCGAAGATCTCTTCAGCCCGGGATATTTTTCCGTTGATCTTCAGACGAAGGCCCCGGTGGCCATCCTGTTCAGCGTGGAACCCTGGGAGGGACTGGAAGGGGACGCCTCGGAGATCTTCGACACTGAGCGGCGCCGGCTGGAGAAGCTGCTACCGTCTCCGCAGGAGGGACACCCGGACCATGACGCCGAACAGCTGATGCTGGCAGCGGACCAATTCATCGTCATGCCGGGGGCGAGGCCCCAGGAACAGATGCTGGCTCACGCATCGGGCGATGAAGCCCGGACCGTCATCGCCGGCTACCACTGGTTCGGCGATTGGGGCCGCGACACGATGATCAGCCTGGAAGGGCTGACGCTGTGCACTGGACGGCATCAGGAAGCGAAGGCGATCCTTCGCACGTTCGGGCGGCATGTCAAAGATGGCTTGATCCCCAACCTGTTTCCGGAAGGCGCGCGTGAGGGCTTGTACCATACGGCCGATGCGACCCTCTGGTATTTCCATGCCCTGGATCGATATCTCTCGGTGACGCACGATCATGAGACTCTGTCGCTGCTGTATCCGCTGCTGCGGGACATCCTTCAGCGGCACCGGGAAGGCACCCGCTTTCACATCGGCGTCGATCCGCGGGATGGGCTTCTCCACGCGGGTGCGGCGGGTTATCAGCTGACGTGGATGGACGCGAAAGTGGATGACTGGGTGGTCACGCCGCGACGTGGAAAACCGGTCGAGATTCAGGCGCTCTGGTATAACGCGCTGCAGCTGATGGGGGACTGGGCCGAACGCCAGGGAGAGTCGCCGGATTCGTGGCGCGGCCTGGCTGCCGAGGTGGAAGCTTCTTTTCACCGCCGTTTCTGGTACGAACCGGGCCGGCACTTGTACGACGTGATCGACGGCGAGCAGGGCGACGACGCCAGTCTGCGCCCGAACCAGATCCTTTCCCTGTCGCTCAGGTTCCCGGTGCTCCGTCGGGAGCGATGGCGGCCGGTCGTGGAGGCCGTGACCGAGCACTTGCTCACGCCCTTCGGCTTGCGCACCCTTTCGCGGACGCACCCCGACTACAAGTCGACCTACGCCGGCGACCTGCGCGCGCGCGACGCCGCGTATCACCAGGGGACGGTATGGGCCTGGCTCATCGGTCACTATATCGATGCGCGCTTGCTCGTCGAAGGCGACAAGGCGGCGGTCCACGGCCTCCTTGCCGCGTTTCATACGCATCTTCAAGATGCCGGGATCGGAACGATCAGCGAAATTTTCGACGCCGACCCTCCGTATCGGCCGCGCGGGTGCATCGCCCAAGCCTGGAGCGTGGCGGAGGTCCTGAGAGCCCACCTCAAGACACGGAGCGCATGA
- a CDS encoding DUF5985 family protein, translating to MHDVGVFLLGGLAMGDLIAGLFFLRYWIVTQDRFFLYFAAAFAIQMVCRMLLIGTTANSESEPLVYVFRLLSYGVILAGIFDKNRAKIAKALSGPP from the coding sequence ATGCACGATGTCGGCGTGTTTCTGCTCGGCGGGCTCGCGATGGGAGATCTCATAGCCGGTTTGTTTTTTCTCCGGTACTGGATCGTCACGCAGGACCGATTTTTCCTGTATTTCGCCGCGGCGTTCGCGATTCAGATGGTCTGCCGGATGCTCCTGATCGGCACCACGGCCAACTCGGAATCCGAACCCCTGGTCTACGTGTTCCGCCTGCTGTCCTACGGCGTGATCTTGGCGGGCATTTTCGATAAGAACCGCGCAAAGATCGCGAAAGCGCTGTCAGGGCCACCCTGA
- the treZ gene encoding malto-oligosyltrehalose trehalohydrolase, giving the protein MTTARSLSSHDVAPSRHQRHRQGTMTLGAQVQETGVEFRVWAPKRERVEVVFESGGSLPLTKDRLGYFSGTAPDAAAGMLYRYCVDGGDRFPDPCSRFQPEGPHGPSLIVDPSAYAWRTSAWRGMTLRGQVLYELHVGAFTPEGTLDAAADQLDELKHCGITLIELMPLAEFPGRFNWGYDGVSLFAPYRGYGDHEALKRFVDAAHERGLGVILDVVYNHFGPDGNYLPVYSDDYVTDRHPNDWGQAVNFDGPNAHGTRDFVLQNACYWIDEFRLDGLRLDAIHAIYDDGPRHILAELSERTRAAVPERSIVLIAECESQRIEALHPVERNGWGLDGIWSDDFHHTCRVALSGRREAYYTDYRGGAQELLSIIKRGFLYQGQRYAWQGVPRGTVVKDEPAQGFVFYLQNHDQIANHLRGDRVHAFASPARYRALVTLFLLAPETPLLFMGQEFAASAPFLFFADHVPELAEKVRDGRKTFLSEFPPYATVEAKNAMPDPGDVATFERSRLDLSERSRHAAQYRLHRDLLRLRREDGVLSRQDRRSIDGAVLGPQALVLRYFTDSDEDRLLVVNLGEDLPFIPAPEPLLAPVAGGSWMLHWSSEHPHYGGSGTVNPLSEQGWVVPSATATLFLAAKSEKSQP; this is encoded by the coding sequence ATGACTACGGCCAGGTCGCTATCATCCCATGACGTCGCTCCTTCCCGACACCAGCGGCATCGGCAGGGGACCATGACGCTCGGCGCGCAAGTTCAGGAGACGGGAGTCGAATTCCGGGTCTGGGCCCCCAAGCGGGAACGGGTGGAGGTGGTATTCGAATCGGGCGGAAGCCTGCCCTTGACGAAAGACCGGCTGGGATATTTTTCCGGGACGGCACCTGACGCCGCGGCCGGCATGCTGTACCGCTATTGCGTGGACGGGGGGGACCGCTTTCCCGATCCCTGCTCGCGATTTCAACCCGAAGGACCCCACGGTCCGTCATTGATCGTCGATCCATCGGCGTATGCGTGGCGCACGTCAGCCTGGCGCGGGATGACACTGCGCGGCCAGGTACTGTACGAGCTTCACGTCGGCGCATTCACGCCGGAAGGCACGCTCGATGCGGCAGCGGATCAACTGGACGAGCTCAAGCATTGCGGCATCACCCTGATAGAGCTGATGCCGCTGGCCGAGTTCCCCGGCCGCTTCAATTGGGGGTACGACGGGGTTTCGCTGTTTGCTCCCTACCGGGGCTACGGCGACCATGAGGCGTTGAAGCGCTTCGTGGATGCCGCGCATGAGCGGGGACTTGGAGTCATTCTGGACGTGGTCTACAACCATTTCGGTCCCGACGGCAATTACCTGCCGGTGTACAGCGACGATTACGTCACGGATCGGCATCCCAACGATTGGGGGCAGGCGGTCAACTTCGACGGACCGAACGCACACGGTACGCGGGATTTCGTCCTGCAGAACGCCTGCTACTGGATCGACGAGTTCCGTCTGGACGGCCTGCGCCTGGACGCCATCCATGCCATCTATGACGACGGGCCGCGTCACATTCTGGCCGAGCTGTCCGAACGAACCAGGGCGGCGGTGCCCGAACGCTCGATCGTCCTGATCGCCGAGTGCGAGTCGCAGCGAATCGAGGCGCTGCATCCGGTCGAGCGGAACGGATGGGGACTCGACGGGATTTGGAGCGACGACTTCCATCATACGTGCCGCGTGGCTCTGTCCGGTCGGCGCGAGGCCTACTACACCGATTACCGGGGGGGCGCGCAGGAGCTGTTATCCATAATCAAGCGAGGATTCCTGTATCAGGGTCAGCGGTATGCCTGGCAGGGGGTGCCCCGGGGAACCGTGGTGAAGGACGAGCCTGCCCAAGGGTTCGTCTTCTATTTGCAGAATCACGACCAGATCGCGAACCATTTGCGGGGAGACCGCGTCCACGCATTCGCGTCGCCGGCTCGTTACCGGGCCCTGGTCACGCTCTTTCTGCTCGCCCCGGAGACGCCGTTGTTGTTTATGGGCCAGGAATTCGCCGCATCCGCCCCGTTCCTCTTTTTTGCCGATCACGTGCCCGAACTCGCCGAGAAAGTCCGCGACGGGCGCAAGACGTTCTTGTCCGAGTTTCCACCCTATGCCACGGTAGAGGCGAAGAACGCGATGCCGGATCCCGGAGACGTCGCCACGTTCGAACGCTCGCGCCTAGACCTGTCCGAACGGTCGCGCCACGCCGCGCAGTATCGCCTCCATCGGGACCTGCTGCGCCTGCGCCGGGAGGACGGCGTGCTGTCCCGCCAGGATCGCCGATCCATCGACGGGGCGGTACTCGGTCCACAGGCGCTGGTGCTGCGCTATTTCACCGATTCCGACGAGGATCGTCTGCTGGTCGTCAATCTCGGGGAGGATCTGCCGTTCATCCCGGCGCCCGAGCCGCTGTTGGCTCCCGTCGCGGGCGGGTCGTGGATGCTGCACTGGTCGAGTGAGCATCCGCATTACGGAGGGTCCGGTACCGTCAATCCGTTATCGGAACAGGGCTGGGTGGTGCCAAGCGCGACGGCCACGCTGTTTCTCGCCGCGAAATCGGAGAAGTCCCAACCCTGA
- a CDS encoding DUF5985 family protein — translation MMGMMIYGLCALTSFLCAWLLLQAYARTAYKLLLWTGMFFVVSTVNNLLLMIDKIVFPVTIDLSIPRYLIAFLALGVLFRGLIFEEE, via the coding sequence ATGATGGGAATGATGATCTATGGTCTGTGCGCGTTGACCTCCTTTCTGTGCGCGTGGTTGCTGCTCCAGGCCTACGCGCGAACCGCCTACAAACTCCTGCTGTGGACCGGCATGTTCTTCGTGGTCTCGACGGTGAACAACCTGCTCCTGATGATCGACAAGATCGTCTTTCCCGTGACGATCGACCTCAGCATACCCCGCTATCTGATCGCGTTCCTGGCGCTCGGGGTTCTGTTTCGCGGATTGATCTTCGAGGAGGAATAG
- a CDS encoding amylo-alpha-1,6-glucosidase has translation MAYSIAKAVVIKQGNVFFLSQPEGHVPLTREHGFGLYYHDCRYLNGYELMVGDEHPEPLAARSSEGARAVFQLTTPEFQSVDGRTIDRETIGLKWERVIDAEACVMHERLDIQNFGFEPVEFILRMRFRAGFEDVFAIRGIVTESEGKRWRPRWIDKRLVFSYSGGDGVLRSLAIHFDPLPTAVKGAGVEFRLAFKPGESKQLRTALAIDEVERPVKRPAAHFRSSVNLPVSHASRDEWTKPETEFDCDSLLLSRVMRRSLMDLQMLKTSLGGDEFFAAGIPWFATLFGRDSLIASLQALAFWPETPAHTLRLLARYQGAEVNGWRDEQPGKILHELRVGELARTNKIPHTPYYGTIDATPLFLILLSQHGQWTGDLALFQELRSSVERALEWIDRYGDEAGDGYVSYSGNTKNGLLNQGWKDSGDAVMTSEGRLARPPIALAEVQGYVYLAKASIAELFERSGEPRQAARLRAEAEALRVRFNRDFWMEDEGCYALALEAGHRPCRVISSNAGQALWAGIVDERQAGRVVNRLMQPDMFSGWGIRTLSLQERRYNPMGYHLGTVWPHDNSMIAAGFRRYGFDEEARRIFVGLLDAAIEFEDHRLPELFTGFARSEYGVPVRYPVACHPQAWAAASVPYLVQISLGLTPKAFEKRLEIVRPCLPDFVRRAEIRRLRVGKGSVDLRFERNRDGVLETYVSRVAGDLSVDILNSPA, from the coding sequence GTGGCATACAGCATCGCCAAAGCCGTCGTCATCAAGCAGGGCAATGTGTTTTTTCTGTCGCAGCCGGAAGGCCACGTGCCGTTGACCCGGGAGCACGGCTTCGGACTCTATTATCACGATTGCCGCTATCTCAATGGCTATGAACTGATGGTGGGGGACGAGCATCCGGAGCCGCTGGCGGCCCGCTCCTCGGAAGGGGCCCGGGCGGTCTTTCAGTTGACCACGCCCGAGTTCCAATCCGTCGACGGTCGAACCATCGACCGGGAAACCATCGGCCTCAAGTGGGAACGCGTCATCGACGCCGAGGCCTGCGTCATGCACGAGCGCCTCGACATTCAGAATTTCGGATTCGAGCCGGTCGAGTTCATCCTGCGGATGCGCTTTCGCGCGGGATTCGAAGACGTTTTCGCCATCCGGGGCATCGTCACGGAGTCCGAAGGAAAGCGCTGGCGGCCCCGGTGGATCGACAAACGCCTGGTCTTTTCCTATTCGGGGGGAGACGGGGTCCTTCGAAGCCTGGCGATTCACTTCGATCCGCTCCCCACGGCCGTAAAGGGCGCCGGCGTTGAATTCCGCCTCGCGTTCAAGCCCGGAGAAAGCAAGCAGCTCCGGACCGCGCTGGCGATCGATGAAGTCGAGAGACCCGTCAAGCGGCCGGCCGCTCACTTCCGCTCTTCCGTCAATCTGCCTGTCAGCCATGCGTCCCGCGACGAGTGGACGAAACCGGAAACGGAATTCGACTGCGACAGCCTGCTGCTGAGCCGGGTCATGCGCCGTTCGCTGATGGATTTGCAGATGCTGAAGACCTCGCTGGGAGGCGACGAATTCTTCGCCGCCGGCATCCCCTGGTTCGCTACGCTGTTCGGACGGGACAGTCTGATCGCATCGCTGCAGGCGCTGGCCTTCTGGCCGGAGACGCCCGCGCACACGCTCCGGCTCCTGGCCCGGTACCAGGGGGCCGAAGTCAATGGATGGCGGGACGAACAGCCCGGAAAAATCCTGCACGAGCTCCGGGTCGGGGAATTGGCGAGAACGAACAAGATCCCCCACACGCCGTACTATGGCACAATCGACGCCACTCCACTGTTTCTGATTCTTCTCAGCCAGCACGGGCAATGGACCGGAGACCTCGCCCTCTTCCAGGAACTCCGGTCTTCCGTCGAGCGGGCGCTCGAGTGGATCGACCGCTACGGCGACGAGGCGGGAGACGGCTACGTCAGTTACTCCGGCAATACGAAGAACGGATTGCTCAATCAAGGATGGAAGGATTCCGGCGACGCGGTCATGACGTCCGAAGGGCGGCTCGCCCGTCCGCCGATCGCGCTGGCGGAAGTGCAAGGGTACGTGTACCTCGCCAAGGCGTCGATCGCCGAATTGTTCGAGCGGTCCGGCGAGCCGCGGCAAGCGGCACGCCTGCGCGCGGAGGCAGAGGCCCTGCGCGTACGGTTCAACCGGGACTTTTGGATGGAGGACGAGGGGTGCTACGCCCTGGCGCTGGAAGCGGGCCACCGGCCCTGCCGCGTCATTTCCTCCAATGCGGGGCAAGCGCTCTGGGCCGGCATCGTGGACGAGCGCCAGGCGGGCCGCGTCGTGAATCGGCTCATGCAACCGGACATGTTCAGCGGGTGGGGAATCCGAACGCTGTCCCTTCAGGAGCGCCGGTACAACCCGATGGGCTACCATCTCGGCACCGTATGGCCGCATGACAACTCGATGATCGCGGCGGGATTCCGCCGCTATGGATTCGATGAGGAGGCCCGGCGCATATTCGTCGGATTGCTCGACGCCGCCATCGAATTCGAAGACCACCGGCTGCCCGAACTGTTCACCGGATTTGCCCGCAGCGAATACGGTGTGCCGGTCCGCTATCCGGTCGCCTGTCACCCGCAAGCCTGGGCGGCTGCCTCCGTGCCGTATCTGGTCCAAATCTCGCTGGGATTGACCCCGAAGGCGTTCGAGAAGCGGCTGGAAATCGTGCGCCCGTGTCTTCCCGACTTCGTCCGCCGCGCGGAAATCAGGCGTCTGCGGGTAGGAAAAGGTTCCGTCGATCTGCGCTTCGAGCGCAATCGGGACGGCGTTCTGGAAACATACGTGAGCCGCGTCGCCGGCGACCTGTCCGTCGATATTCTGAATTCCCCTGCCTAA
- a CDS encoding thiamine pyrophosphate-dependent enzyme: MADTVADLLIDRLIDWGVDTVFGLPGDGINGLFESLRRRQDRIKLVQVRHEEAAALAACGYAKFTRRLGVCLATSGPGGLHLVNGLYDAKSDGQPVLAITGHTYHDLIGTRYQQDVDLERVLGDVAAYSERVMSASHVCNVVDEAVKTAIARRTVAHITVPKDIQDWPSSGPRSKANVARHSGDLYADAMPLPPQSALQKAADLLNSGSRVAILAGRGCLTARKELLAVAEKLGAPIVKALLGKAVVPDDHPLTTGGIGLLGTAPSQEVLEGCDRLLIAGSSFPYLEFYPRPNQARAVQIDLDPSRIGLRYPVEIGLTGHCWDVLRGLLPLIEDKSDRSFLTQAQQRMAQWNELMETRATRNDLPMKPQVVARTLNEFLQDDAVICCDTGTVTTWAARHILIRGAMEFSASGTLATMGNGLAYSIGAAVAFPGRQVVCFAGDGGLTMLMGELATIAKYRLPVKVIVIKNNQLGMIKWEQLAFEGNPQYGVQLQPIDFAGVARACGVPGWHLADPRLARGVLKEAFDQPGPALVEAEVDPNEPPLPGKLTTDQAWQFVKALAKGQPDRWDIIRTVVENKIREVV, encoded by the coding sequence ATGGCCGACACAGTCGCGGACCTGCTCATCGACCGGTTGATCGACTGGGGAGTCGATACCGTTTTCGGTCTGCCCGGGGACGGGATCAACGGCCTGTTCGAATCCTTGCGCCGTCGCCAGGATCGTATCAAACTCGTTCAGGTCCGACATGAAGAGGCGGCGGCCCTCGCCGCCTGCGGATATGCCAAGTTCACCCGGCGGTTGGGCGTCTGCCTGGCGACGTCCGGTCCCGGCGGCCTCCACCTCGTCAACGGCCTGTACGACGCCAAGTCGGACGGTCAACCGGTCCTCGCCATCACCGGCCACACGTATCACGATCTGATCGGTACCCGCTATCAGCAGGACGTGGATTTGGAGCGGGTGTTAGGGGACGTCGCGGCCTACAGCGAACGGGTGATGAGCGCGTCCCACGTCTGCAACGTGGTCGACGAGGCGGTCAAGACGGCCATCGCACGGCGCACCGTGGCGCACATCACGGTACCGAAAGACATTCAGGACTGGCCCTCGTCGGGACCGCGGTCCAAGGCCAACGTCGCGCGCCACAGCGGCGATCTGTATGCGGACGCCATGCCGCTGCCGCCGCAGTCGGCGCTGCAAAAAGCGGCCGATCTCCTCAACAGCGGGTCGCGGGTCGCGATCCTTGCGGGACGCGGCTGCCTGACCGCGCGGAAGGAACTCCTGGCCGTGGCGGAGAAACTCGGGGCGCCGATCGTCAAGGCGCTGCTCGGCAAGGCCGTCGTGCCGGACGATCATCCGCTCACGACCGGAGGCATCGGATTGCTGGGAACGGCGCCTTCTCAGGAGGTCCTGGAAGGATGCGACCGGCTGCTCATTGCCGGCAGCAGCTTTCCTTATCTCGAATTCTACCCGCGCCCGAACCAGGCGAGGGCGGTGCAAATCGATCTCGACCCGTCCCGCATCGGCCTGCGCTATCCCGTCGAGATCGGATTGACCGGACATTGCTGGGATGTCCTGAGGGGACTGTTACCCTTAATCGAAGACAAGTCCGACCGCAGCTTTCTGACACAGGCGCAGCAGCGCATGGCGCAGTGGAACGAGTTGATGGAGACGCGGGCCACCCGCAACGATCTGCCGATGAAACCACAGGTCGTCGCCCGGACTCTGAACGAATTCCTCCAGGACGACGCCGTCATTTGTTGCGATACCGGGACGGTGACGACATGGGCGGCCCGGCATATTCTGATCCGCGGCGCCATGGAATTTTCCGCCTCCGGCACCCTGGCGACAATGGGTAACGGATTGGCTTACAGTATCGGCGCAGCGGTGGCATTCCCCGGACGCCAGGTGGTCTGCTTCGCGGGGGACGGAGGACTCACGATGCTGATGGGCGAGCTGGCGACCATCGCCAAATACCGACTACCGGTCAAAGTGATCGTCATCAAGAACAACCAACTCGGCATGATTAAGTGGGAACAGCTGGCGTTTGAAGGCAATCCGCAGTACGGTGTGCAGTTACAACCCATCGACTTCGCGGGAGTGGCGCGGGCATGCGGGGTTCCGGGGTGGCACCTGGCCGATCCCCGATTGGCGCGCGGCGTCCTGAAGGAAGCGTTCGACCAGCCCGGCCCCGCCTTGGTCGAAGCGGAGGTCGATCCCAACGAGCCGCCGCTGCCGGGAAAACTCACGACCGATCAGGCCTGGCAGTTCGTGAAGGCACTGGCCAAAGGGCAGCCGGACCGCTGGGACATCATTCGAACGGTCGTGGAGAACAAAATCCGGGAAGTGGTCTGA